The following proteins are co-located in the Oceanimonas sp. GK1 genome:
- the trbJ gene encoding P-type conjugative transfer protein TrbJ, which yields MQREPILAAKMAALAFSVALITPVPVQAGIPVVDSTNLAQNTMSAMEAVAQTLKQIQQYQTQLQQYENQLQNTMAPAAYIWDQAQATINDLVQATNTLQHYKNQLGSLDAYLGKFQDVAYYRGSPCFNGSGGCTPSEQAAMEENRRLVSESQKKANDALFRGLEQQQDNLQTDARQLQRLQSAAQGADGQLAAIGYANQLASNQANQLLQIRSLLIAQQNAVGTRMQADADREAQYQASRDKLYEGLSQPVNRSHSKEY from the coding sequence TAGCGGCTAAAATGGCTGCGCTCGCTTTTTCAGTCGCCCTGATCACTCCTGTGCCCGTGCAGGCGGGTATTCCCGTGGTGGATAGCACCAACCTGGCGCAGAACACCATGTCAGCGATGGAGGCCGTTGCGCAGACCCTGAAGCAGATTCAGCAATACCAGACCCAGTTGCAGCAGTACGAAAACCAGCTGCAAAACACCATGGCTCCGGCTGCTTACATTTGGGATCAGGCTCAAGCCACCATCAATGACCTGGTTCAGGCAACCAATACTCTTCAGCATTATAAAAATCAGCTTGGCAGCCTGGATGCCTATTTGGGCAAGTTTCAGGATGTGGCCTATTACCGGGGCTCTCCTTGTTTTAATGGCTCTGGCGGTTGCACGCCGAGTGAACAAGCCGCAATGGAAGAAAACCGCCGTTTGGTGTCTGAGTCGCAAAAGAAAGCCAACGACGCACTGTTCAGAGGGCTGGAGCAGCAGCAAGACAACTTGCAGACCGACGCGCGGCAACTCCAGCGTCTGCAATCTGCCGCCCAGGGCGCAGATGGCCAACTGGCCGCCATCGGCTATGCCAATCAGCTTGCCAGCAACCAGGCCAACCAGCTCCTGCAAATCCGCAGCCTGCTGATTGCGCAGCAGAATGCCGTTGGCACTCGAATGCAGGCAGATGCTGACCGCGAAGCTCAATATCAGGCTTCACGCGATAAGCTCTATGAGGGGCTGTCACAGCCAGTCAACCGTTCTCACAGCAAGGAGTACTAA